The Brassica napus cultivar Da-Ae chromosome C7, Da-Ae, whole genome shotgun sequence genomic interval TAATCCCGACGGGTCATATCAACGAGCACACACACAGTAGCACTCATACTTCAAATCCTCCTCCGTTGTAACCAAGACAAGTGCATCGATTCCTCCGGATCTGAACCAATGTTCGGCCGATCTGCGCTTCACCGAGCCGGCGGTTTCCGTCCGGAGAACCTAGGTCAAAACGCACTTAACCTAATGGGAAACATAGGCTTCTCACTCTTCGTCGTGGGCGTACTGGTCTTCACCATCATCGCCGCCACATACGAGCCGGAAGACCCTCTTTTCCACCCTTCCGACAAGATCACCACTTTCCTCACATCGACATCCAACGCCACCTTGAGATCGGACGACTCGGTCGTCAAAACCGGCGAAGATTTCATGGCCGTGAACCAAACGGCCTTCGCAGCGTTCATCAACATCACCGACGTGGAAGCCAGCGCGAACGAGGAGAACGCGGAAGGCAACCAGGTCGATTGCGATGCGAGCGTCCCCATTGATTGCAAAGACTCTGAGGTTTTCCATCTCATGATGAAAGCCACCATTGAGAGGTTCAAAGACATTCACTTTTACAAGTTTGGTAAGCCTGCGGTTGGTGAAGGTGCCAACTCTTGTGATATGGCGTGGCGTTATAGGCCTAAGGATGGCAAGTCTGCTGCCTTTTACAAGGATTACAGAAGGTTTGTGATTCACAAGTCTGACAATTGTAGTCTTAGCGTGGCGAGTATTGGAGACTATCATTCTGGTTTGAACGctaggaagaggaagaggaatcaGAAAGCTGGTTTTGAGAAGAGTGATGGCAAGAGAGATGATTTCTCTTTGCCTCTTGTTGGTGAAGCTGTGAATGACTCTCTTCCTACCGTTGAGTCTGACAAGGCTTTTAAAAGCGGCAAGTACTTGGTTTATGTCGGTGGAGGTGATAGGTGCAAGACCATGAACCatttcctttggagcttcttgtGTGCGCTTGGTGAAGCTCAGTATTTGAACCGGACTTTGGTCATGGATCTCACTCTGTGTCTCTCTTCTGTCTACACTTCCTCTGGGCAGAACGAGGAAGGCAAGGACTTTAGGTTCTACTTTGATTTCGAGCATTTGAAAGAAGCTGCTTCTGTCTTGGATGAGGCTCAGTTTTGGGCAGAGTGGGGGAAGTTGCATAACAAGAAGACTAGGTTGGGCCTTCATCTTGTGGAGGATTTTAGGGTCACGCCCATGAAGCTTGCAGATGTCAAAGATACGTTGATTATGAGGAAGTTCGGGTCAGTAGAGCCTGATAACTACTGGTACAGAGTTTGCGAAGGAGATGCAGAATCTGTTGTTAAAAGACCGTGGCATCTTCTCTGGAAGTCAAGAAGGTTGATGGAGATCGTCTCTGCCATTGCGTCGAGGCTAAACTGGGATTACGATGCAGTACATATCGAGAGAGGGGAGAAAGCAAGAAACACGGAGCTTTGGCCCAATCTTGATAAAGATACTTCTCCGAGTGCTCTCTTGTCGACCTTGCAGGACAAAGTAGAAGAAGGAAGGAATCTCTACATCGCAACGAATGAAGCGGAGCTATCTTTCTTCAATCCTTTGAAAGACAAATACGCTACTCATTTTCTTGACGAGTACAAAGATCTGTGGGACGAGAGCAGTGAGTGGTATTCGGAGACCACAAAGCTTAATGGAGGCAACCCGGTCGAGTTTGATGGTTACATGAGAGCATCTGTTGATACAGAAGTGTTCTTGAGAGGGAAGAAGCAGATTGAAACATTCAATGATCTTACAAACGACTGCAAAGATGGCGTTGGGACTTGCAACGTTGCAGCTACTTGATCTTCCATCTTTAGATTCCTCACTTTGTTTGTTGTTTGAACCAACTTGTTCCACTTGTTTCTAGTTTTGTCCTTGTAGAATAGCTTTGCCTTTTTCATAACTGTTGTTTCGTCTTCGTTACCTTTAGACCAGTATTCGACCTTCTGTTCCTTCTATAGtttggttctatatctttataaTGCAAAACATCAAGGAATAAGATACTGATACACAAAATCGATTCAGTACAACTAACAACAACAGTGTCATTTCAGACCTCTAGCAGAAGTGATGCGAAATTTTAAAAGATGTTTCATCGTCTGTGTTTACTTCCGGTCTTATCCTTCTTCATCGGAATAAGAGTGAGCTTCTTCTTGCCTGAGGAGTCTGCTATGGCGTCAGCTTTCTTGAGCAATGATATGGCAACTTGATGCGGTCTTTCGTTAACAGTATTCTCATCCATGAACGGTTTAACCTCAAAGGTTCCTCTTGTGAAATGTCTAGCAACCTACAAAAAGACATTTGTGCCTCAGTTAATAATCAGACACAACCTCATCGATGCATAACTTCTGGCTGAAGGATTTGAAACTTACCTTTAAGAGAATCCATACTTTCAGGGCACTACTTAGGATTGCAAGCCTCGTCCTCTTCCCCGTAGTCAAGAAGCTGGACATATGACTGTCCACACGCAATATGAATCTTGGCCAAGACTTGGGGTTTTCCAGGTCTCCTCTTTTCTCCATCTTTGCCTGAAACATTTAGCTCGTCAAGACATGGAACAAAAGAATCTGAGGTTGTAATGTTAATACACTCACGAGCTGCCGACAAATCTCTTGTTCAATTTTTGAAAAGGAAGTCTCCAGTGCCTCCACTCTACCAGTTGCGTGACAGCAAGAACACGGTTCACTAATCATGAATGTTACACTCGGCCGAACCTGTAGAAGAAAAAAGTAGATTCACTGCAATAAGTATAAATCAAGAGCTCACATTTGTATCAGTATACAGTGGACGCGCTACACCAAGACACATGATTACATGCTTTACAGGAAGAGTAAAATATCCACAAGTTGAGGGCTATACCCTTTTTCTAGTTATCTCCATGAGTCCGTGTCTAGACAGCTCTGAGACTTTTACCAGTGACCTATCTTTCTCCACTGCTTTCTTAACCTCTTCATAAACGAGTCTTTTATTTGCTGAAACACACAAAGGCACAAGAATATACAAGAGATAATGGATTTTCCCATCCACAACTTTTAAGAATGTACTTGCACAAATAACAATGACGTTCAAACTCACATTCATCTGCCATGTCAATGAAATCTACCACAATGATACCCCCTATATCTCTCAGTCGAATCTCCCTTGCGATCTGCATCATTATTGCATCAAGCAATAATTAATAAATGCTTTGCAAGATTAGCATATTGCAAAAACTGAGAAGATTCCAAGGATAACTACACAAGACAAGTAGACCTCGCAAAAAATTTTGTGAAGGCATTCACCAAGAATCAGATTATAGATGTGTAGAATAGAATAATTATTAAGGCAATTTTAGAAGCAGATGTTCTGCCGTAAAGGCTTGGCAAATGAATATGTAATCCACCAGCAAAATATGTATCACATACTTGTCTGGCAGCAGTAAGGTTAACTTCCAAAATAGCTTTCTCCTGTGAATTACCCTGACCAAACATTCCATGTCCTCCGTTCACATCAATAGAGACCAACGCCTCAGTTTGTTCAATCACTAACGAACCTCCATTGGGGAGTGGGACTCTGCATGACGGAAAAGATCATTTATATGAAGATATCTGGGAAGGAAAATGTGGGTGACATGGGTCCATACCTTTTACTGAGAATGCCTTCAATCTCCTCCTCAATGTTGTATAAATCAAAAAGAGGGATACCCTTATCATGCAATTCCACTCGATCACAAAGATCAGGTGCCATATCCTGCAGGTAGTTTGTGACCTGGAAACTAATACTCGTTAGTGAAATGGTTTGCATACAGTATATACCACTTGGGTAAGCCGTTCTAGTATATGGGAAACGTTTAATCACTAGCAAGTGCAGCAGTCGGTAccgaaagaaaaaaatgacacGTGCAGCTAGAGATATTTTCTTGAGCATTTGAAAATAACATCAAAGATTTGGTGTAAATCAACAAATGTATGAGGGTTATAAGACCCATTGTTTACAACAAGGAAATGTTTCTTTCAACACACTATCCATTTCTGTATAAATTCACTTGAGCAGAATGGGGAAAATGTACCTCATGGTATGTCCTGGGGGAGTCAACCACCATCTTCTCAACCTATATTAAATCAAAATCTTACTATCACTTGACATGTCAACCAATAGAACCTAAAGGAGCCACAGGAGGAGAAAAATATGGACAC includes:
- the LOC106405684 gene encoding uncharacterized protein LOC106405684, encoding MFGRSALHRAGGFRPENLGQNALNLMGNIGFSLFVVGVLVFTIIAATYEPEDPLFHPSDKITTFLTSTSNATLRSDDSVVKTGEDFMAVNQTAFAAFINITDVEASANEENAEGNQVDCDASVPIDCKDSEVFHLMMKATIERFKDIHFYKFGKPAVGEGANSCDMAWRYRPKDGKSAAFYKDYRRFVIHKSDNCSLSVASIGDYHSGLNARKRKRNQKAGFEKSDGKRDDFSLPLVGEAVNDSLPTVESDKAFKSGKYLVYVGGGDRCKTMNHFLWSFLCALGEAQYLNRTLVMDLTLCLSSVYTSSGQNEEGKDFRFYFDFEHLKEAASVLDEAQFWAEWGKLHNKKTRLGLHLVEDFRVTPMKLADVKDTLIMRKFGSVEPDNYWYRVCEGDAESVVKRPWHLLWKSRRLMEIVSAIASRLNWDYDAVHIERGEKARNTELWPNLDKDTSPSALLSTLQDKVEEGRNLYIATNEAELSFFNPLKDKYATHFLDEYKDLWDESSEWYSETTKLNGGNPVEFDGYMRASVDTEVFLRGKKQIETFNDLTNDCKDGVGTCNVAAT